The following are encoded in a window of Lactobacillus panisapium genomic DNA:
- a CDS encoding amino acid ABC transporter ATP-binding protein — protein sequence MTKEILRVENLNKYYGDRHVLHDINFTLREGEVLTLLGPSGSGKSTLIRCLNGLEEYNDGAIYFKNQKVTPSAKNWQKLRQKIGMVFQSYDLFPNLTVMENILLAPTKVQKRPEEEVKKEAEKLLARVGLTGYVDSYPRELSGGQKQRIAIVRALAMHPEVMLFDEVTASLDPEKVRGVLQIMTNLAKEEHKTMIIVTHEMNFARQIADQVLFLENGQILENTPGKDFFAQPQTARARAFLASMDF from the coding sequence ATGACAAAAGAAATTTTGCGCGTTGAAAATTTAAATAAGTATTACGGAGATCGGCATGTCTTGCATGATATTAACTTTACTCTTCGTGAAGGAGAAGTACTAACCTTGCTTGGCCCATCTGGCTCAGGGAAAAGTACTTTGATCAGGTGCTTGAATGGTCTTGAAGAATACAATGATGGGGCAATTTATTTTAAAAACCAAAAAGTCACGCCATCGGCTAAAAATTGGCAAAAATTGCGGCAGAAGATTGGCATGGTCTTTCAAAGCTATGACCTTTTTCCTAATCTAACAGTAATGGAAAACATTTTACTGGCACCGACAAAAGTGCAAAAACGGCCTGAAGAAGAAGTCAAAAAAGAGGCGGAAAAACTATTAGCTAGAGTAGGTTTAACTGGCTATGTGGATTCATATCCACGGGAACTGTCAGGTGGACAAAAACAGCGAATTGCAATCGTACGGGCATTAGCTATGCACCCAGAAGTGATGCTATTTGATGAAGTGACAGCTTCACTAGATCCAGAGAAGGTGCGGGGTGTGTTACAAATCATGACAAACTTGGCCAAAGAAGAGCACAAGACAATGATTATTGTGACGCACGAAATGAACTTTGCCCGGCAAATTGCTGATCAAGTCTTATTTTTAGAAAACGGACAGATTTTAGAAAATACTCCGGGAAAGGACTTTTTCGCACAGCCGCAAACAGCACGTGCGCGTGCCTTTTTGGCTAGCATGGATTTTTAA
- a CDS encoding amino acid ABC transporter permease — MAHSAIDVIFTGNNFARILDGLWTSVWISVVSLAVGLILGTLFGILRTMPNKIIRFILRLYLEFFRIVPTIVLLYLFYYILPRSCHIDWPASWMAILAFALWVAAEFSDIVRGALESVPLVQKESGLALGLSPTQLFRYVLLPQAMKLELPATINLATRVIKTTSLLMMISIMDVIAVGQQIIEANNQKYPTAVFWIYGLIFVLYFVIDYPLSLWSKKLAAKQK; from the coding sequence ATGGCACATTCGGCGATTGATGTCATTTTTACCGGCAACAATTTTGCCAGAATCCTCGATGGTTTATGGACATCTGTCTGGATTTCGGTAGTCAGCCTTGCGGTTGGTCTTATTTTGGGCACTTTATTTGGTATTTTACGTACAATGCCAAACAAAATTATTCGGTTTATTTTGCGACTTTATTTAGAATTTTTCAGAATTGTACCAACAATTGTTTTGCTATATTTGTTCTATTACATCTTGCCGCGTAGTTGTCATATCGATTGGCCAGCCAGCTGGATGGCGATTCTGGCTTTTGCACTGTGGGTCGCCGCAGAATTTAGTGATATTGTCCGCGGAGCACTTGAATCTGTTCCGCTTGTCCAAAAAGAATCGGGACTGGCGCTGGGACTTAGTCCGACGCAACTATTTCGGTATGTTTTATTACCGCAGGCAATGAAACTCGAACTGCCAGCTACGATCAACTTGGCAACCAGGGTTATCAAGACGACCTCTTTATTGATGATGATCAGTATTATGGATGTCATTGCGGTCGGGCAACAAATAATTGAAGCCAATAACCAAAAATATCCGACAGCAGTCTTCTGGATTTACGGACTGATTTTCGTCCTGTATTTTGTAATCGATTATCCATTATCGCTTTGGTCAAAAAAGTTAGCTGCAAAACAGAAATAG
- a CDS encoding amino acid ABC transporter permease: protein MSWQIITQSLPIFLKAFELTLWLSLIGILGAIIVGVISSLVQYFKVPVLSQLLAAYVELARNTPLLIQLFFLYYAFPVIGLKMSAMTCGIIGLIFLGGAYMAEGFTGGFTGVSATQIDDGKALGMNNLQLARYVVFPQGFALSLPSLTANIIFLIKETSIFSVIAIPELTNTALDLIGMYYRSNEYLLMLVIAYAIILIPVILILNYLERRVRYGTFGD, encoded by the coding sequence ATGAGCTGGCAGATCATTACTCAAAGTTTGCCAATTTTTTTAAAAGCCTTTGAACTGACCCTCTGGCTTTCCTTAATTGGAATCTTGGGGGCAATTATCGTTGGTGTGATTAGCAGTTTAGTACAGTACTTTAAAGTGCCGGTCTTAAGCCAACTATTGGCGGCTTATGTTGAGTTGGCGCGAAACACGCCGTTATTAATTCAACTATTTTTCTTGTATTATGCTTTTCCAGTAATTGGGTTAAAAATGTCAGCGATGACTTGTGGCATCATTGGCCTGATTTTTCTTGGTGGAGCTTATATGGCGGAAGGATTTACCGGTGGGTTCACTGGCGTTAGTGCGACCCAAATTGATGATGGCAAGGCCCTCGGGATGAATAATCTTCAGTTAGCCCGTTATGTGGTTTTTCCACAAGGTTTTGCCTTAAGCTTGCCATCTTTAACTGCTAATATCATTTTTCTAATTAAAGAAACTTCGATTTTCTCAGTGATTGCAATTCCGGAATTAACCAATACGGCACTTGATTTAATTGGAATGTATTATCGTTCCAATGAATATTTGTTAATGCTGGTAATTGCCTACGCAATTATTTTAATTCCGGTAATCCTAATCCTGAACTACCTAGAAAGGAGAGTGCGCTATGGCACATTCGGCGATTGA
- a CDS encoding L-lactate dehydrogenase codes for MTTKIGIIGDGHVGCTVAHELIVSGLVDDLVMIDLNEGKVNADAVDFEDAMANLPNHVNITVNDYSALKDAEIVISTLGKISLESKGDRFQELEYNKKQLQPITESIKKSGFNGILLVISNPVDAITNLYQQLTGLPKERVIGTGTLLDTARMKKVVAHKFDVDPRSVSGFALGEHGNSQFTAWSTVKVLEKPISELAKSASWELTDLEDEIVRGGQTVFMGKHYTNYGVSAAVVRIARAILTDSRTELPVSSYQEKYGTYMSYPAIVGRCGIVARVELNLTPDEESLLQKSAETIKEKSQA; via the coding sequence ATGACTACTAAAATTGGTATTATTGGCGATGGGCACGTTGGCTGCACCGTTGCACATGAATTAATTGTTTCAGGATTAGTTGATGACTTGGTAATGATTGATCTTAATGAGGGCAAGGTTAACGCTGATGCAGTCGACTTTGAAGATGCAATGGCTAATTTACCCAACCACGTCAATATTACGGTTAATGATTACAGTGCACTTAAAGATGCGGAAATTGTGATCAGTACATTGGGTAAGATTTCGCTTGAATCAAAGGGCGATCGCTTCCAAGAGCTTGAATACAATAAGAAGCAATTACAGCCAATCACTGAATCAATTAAAAAAAGTGGCTTTAACGGTATTTTATTGGTTATTTCTAATCCAGTTGATGCTATTACCAACCTTTATCAACAATTAACGGGCTTACCAAAAGAGCGGGTTATCGGAACGGGTACACTGCTCGATACTGCGAGAATGAAAAAAGTGGTTGCTCATAAATTTGATGTTGATCCCCGTTCAGTTAGCGGTTTTGCCTTGGGTGAACACGGTAATTCACAGTTCACTGCTTGGTCAACGGTTAAGGTATTAGAAAAGCCTATTTCTGAACTTGCTAAGTCTGCTTCTTGGGAACTGACAGATTTAGAAGATGAGATTGTCCGTGGTGGTCAAACCGTCTTCATGGGTAAGCACTACACTAATTATGGCGTTTCTGCAGCTGTTGTTAGAATTGCTCGGGCAATTCTGACTGATTCACGGACTGAATTGCCGGTTTCAAGTTATCAAGAAAAATATGGTACTTACATGTCATACCCAGCAATTGTTGGTCGGTGCGGTATTGTTGCTCGCGTTGAATTAAACTTAACGCCAGACGAAGAAAGTCTTTTGCAAAAATCCGCTGAAACAATCAAAGAAAAATCTCAAGCCTAG
- the rbsK gene encoding ribokinase — protein MTKITVIGSINLDTNLRVKQMVKPGETIHAKEHYSAAGGKGANQAVAATRSGCEVNFIGAVGNDAPGKEMLGLLKQEGIDTSGVKVINNESTGQAFITVDDAGQNSITIYSGANSGFNADDVAEKRDLLGQSDYVIAQFETPVEATIKGFEIAHAEGIKTILNPAPAMTEIPSALLKQTDLIAPNETEAATITGVQVRDEESAKKAAAKLHALGVEAVIITIGSKGAFYDYNGQSELVPAFKVKAVDTTAAGDTFIGAMTSILKTDFSNLKEAIIFANKASSLTVQRYGAQPSIPYKKEIEQVD, from the coding sequence ATGACTAAGATTACTGTTATTGGTAGTATTAATCTAGATACCAATTTGCGCGTTAAGCAAATGGTTAAACCAGGCGAAACGATTCATGCAAAAGAGCATTATTCTGCTGCTGGTGGCAAGGGGGCAAATCAGGCCGTTGCTGCTACTCGCTCAGGCTGCGAAGTTAACTTTATCGGCGCGGTTGGAAATGATGCACCCGGAAAAGAAATGCTAGGACTTTTAAAGCAAGAAGGAATCGATACTTCTGGTGTAAAAGTGATTAACAATGAATCAACGGGTCAGGCATTCATCACCGTTGATGATGCTGGGCAAAACTCAATCACAATTTATTCTGGAGCTAACTCTGGCTTTAATGCTGATGATGTAGCTGAAAAGCGTGACTTATTGGGCCAAAGCGATTATGTGATTGCCCAATTTGAGACGCCGGTTGAAGCCACAATTAAGGGCTTTGAAATTGCACACGCAGAAGGAATAAAAACTATTTTGAATCCGGCGCCAGCGATGACCGAAATTCCTTCTGCTTTGTTAAAGCAGACTGATCTTATCGCACCAAATGAAACTGAGGCGGCTACAATTACCGGCGTTCAAGTACGTGACGAAGAAAGTGCTAAAAAAGCAGCAGCGAAGTTACATGCTCTTGGCGTCGAAGCGGTGATTATCACCATTGGCTCTAAGGGTGCCTTTTATGATTACAATGGTCAAAGTGAGTTGGTGCCAGCGTTTAAGGTTAAAGCCGTTGATACTACAGCTGCTGGAGATACTTTTATTGGTGCAATGACTAGCATCCTTAAGACTGATTTTTCTAATTTAAAAGAGGCAATTATTTTTGCCAATAAGGCGTCATCGTTAACCGTACAGCGTTATGGTGCTCAGCCATCGATCCCCTATAAAAAAGAAATAGAACAAGTTGACTAG
- a CDS encoding APC family permease, with protein MKRQLNFFAALATVMGTMIGGGAFFKIANISSLTHNAWLSILVWPLAGFITLMAGLSIAELASVYPEDGGPVKYLEKIYGPQVSFLFGWSLIIIYYPANIAALSIVFATQLKEIPQFKNCSTTLIALLVMLTVLVINWLGSKLSSQVQKIALVIKLLPIIAIIVFALFYQGPNQLAGAPSPHLTTASSTAAFGQALLAVLFAYDGWLSIGNLASEIKNPAKTLAQAIIWGLFGVTIFYTLLNWSYVKVIPWNQVVGNQSAALLTAQKLFGHLGGTIIAAGILVSVFGAINGHLLLGSRMPYVLGREKKLPASNFFGKLNNQTIVPTNSMLFECIIATIMIFSGTFDSLTDMLVYVSWIFSILLFTGVFALRKKHPDLERPYKIPWYPLPPILAICGALFVVITTTLTQPILAIIGILLTLSGWPVYLYVQKKNKQLE; from the coding sequence ATGAAAAGACAACTCAACTTTTTCGCTGCTTTGGCAACGGTCATGGGAACCATGATTGGGGGCGGTGCTTTTTTCAAGATTGCAAATATCTCATCGCTAACACACAATGCTTGGCTCAGTATTTTAGTTTGGCCACTTGCTGGTTTTATCACATTAATGGCGGGTCTCAGTATTGCAGAACTTGCTTCCGTTTATCCTGAAGATGGTGGACCAGTGAAATATCTCGAAAAGATTTACGGTCCGCAAGTTTCTTTTTTATTTGGCTGGTCCTTAATTATCATTTATTATCCAGCCAACATTGCTGCCCTCTCAATTGTCTTTGCAACGCAACTAAAAGAAATTCCACAATTTAAAAATTGTTCGACAACACTTATTGCTTTGCTTGTCATGTTAACAGTGCTAGTAATCAACTGGTTAGGCTCCAAGTTAAGTTCACAGGTGCAAAAAATAGCTTTGGTAATTAAACTGTTACCAATTATTGCGATTATCGTTTTCGCGCTTTTTTATCAAGGTCCTAATCAACTAGCTGGTGCGCCCAGTCCTCATTTGACTACCGCCAGTAGCACGGCAGCTTTTGGTCAAGCCTTGCTAGCAGTTCTATTTGCCTATGATGGCTGGCTTAGTATAGGTAACCTTGCCAGTGAAATCAAGAATCCCGCTAAAACCTTAGCCCAGGCTATCATTTGGGGTTTGTTTGGCGTTACCATTTTTTATACCTTGCTAAACTGGAGTTACGTCAAAGTTATTCCGTGGAATCAAGTAGTGGGCAATCAAAGTGCTGCCTTGCTAACGGCCCAAAAGTTATTCGGCCACCTAGGCGGAACCATTATCGCTGCCGGAATCTTAGTATCGGTTTTTGGTGCCATTAACGGCCACCTCTTGTTAGGCTCAAGAATGCCCTATGTTTTAGGTAGAGAAAAGAAGCTGCCGGCCTCAAACTTTTTTGGCAAGTTAAATAATCAAACAATCGTCCCAACTAACAGCATGTTATTTGAATGCATCATCGCAACCATTATGATTTTTTCAGGGACCTTTGATTCACTAACTGACATGCTAGTTTACGTTTCGTGGATCTTTTCAATTCTCTTGTTCACTGGCGTCTTTGCTTTGCGCAAAAAGCATCCAGATTTAGAGCGGCCATATAAAATCCCCTGGTACCCACTACCACCGATTTTGGCAATCTGCGGTGCATTGTTTGTTGTTATTACCACAACTTTGACACAGCCAATTTTAGCAATCATTGGCATTTTATTAACGCTGAGTGGCTGGCCCGTTTACCTTTATGTCCAAAAAAAGAATAAACAACTAGAATAA
- a CDS encoding LysR family transcriptional regulator, with amino-acid sequence MDSEQIKVFLAVAQQGSFGRVAEQRYVTQRAVSRQISRLENEIGVKLFNRTNNRISLTPAGKYFAGRAQEYLNNFDLTVSELKHISKSTEQTLSIGYFSIFDAYIMEKEIINYRKLQLSPKISFFTMEESVEHCLADLVLNKLDCAYINHYGSYDIPQAELYEYVSVYSNEMVLGISKQNKLSQKKYIDENDLDGATLFYYSSENSDFMRKTFAATLNKNEHNYQIERVSSIEQLLTNTALNQGISYIPRGLIDYIMQPNSEIVYRQFRSQQQNQEYAMQLIYLKNNRSRALKSFVQSLKQFRI; translated from the coding sequence ATGGATAGTGAACAAATAAAAGTATTTTTAGCGGTTGCTCAACAGGGTAGTTTTGGTCGAGTTGCTGAGCAGCGTTATGTAACGCAAAGGGCAGTTTCGCGCCAAATTTCACGATTAGAAAATGAAATTGGCGTAAAACTGTTTAACCGTACTAATAATCGCATCAGTCTTACACCAGCTGGTAAATATTTTGCTGGGCGAGCACAAGAGTATTTAAATAATTTTGATCTAACAGTTTCTGAATTAAAGCACATCTCTAAGTCAACGGAACAGACGCTATCAATTGGCTACTTTTCGATTTTTGACGCATACATTATGGAAAAAGAGATTATTAATTATCGGAAATTGCAATTGTCGCCGAAGATTTCCTTTTTTACGATGGAAGAAAGCGTTGAGCACTGCCTGGCGGATTTGGTATTAAATAAGCTCGATTGTGCATACATTAACCATTATGGTAGTTATGATATTCCACAGGCAGAATTGTATGAATATGTTTCGGTGTATTCCAACGAAATGGTATTAGGAATCAGTAAACAGAATAAGTTAAGTCAGAAAAAATATATTGATGAAAATGATTTAGACGGCGCGACGCTTTTTTATTACAGTAGTGAAAACTCTGATTTTATGCGCAAGACATTTGCTGCTACTTTAAATAAAAATGAGCATAATTATCAAATTGAACGTGTCTCTTCAATTGAGCAGCTGCTAACAAATACTGCGTTAAACCAGGGTATTTCTTATATTCCTCGGGGACTAATTGATTACATCATGCAGCCTAACTCGGAAATTGTGTACCGGCAGTTTCGTTCACAACAACAAAATCAAGAGTATGCGATGCAATTAATCTACCTAAAAAATAATCGCTCTCGTGCACTTAAAAGTTTTGTGCAGTCGTTAAAGCAGTTCAGGATATAA
- a CDS encoding FAD-dependent oxidoreductase: MEIKNDYDVIVVGGGAAGFTAAYQASHRGLSVLVVEKGHNTGGSGEYIEGAFAVDSYLQKEHHVKLTKEDVLNEELNYSHYRADTKVWQEYIAASADIIKWLKDLGVEYLDVAPLGSGYRTWHLFKGLGKAVIHNVLEPKAKEQGTDVVTSTTVTKVNLDQDGQVTSVVLEDLATHSQKTVATKAVVLATGGYLNNQELIKNETHYDPDQLIPVNSEKNTGDGLKLAWAAGAQKYAMGTAMLFGGYLKDHTKPGYVYRYSELNGAADQQSLLWVNENGERFVNEEVVDNFALAGNALFTQGKVFTILDQSTIDYLNDEHIYKPMGTWDYHDTRLPHLKEEIQQAFAENAPYLTKANSVHELAQKIGLVDLEKTVTRYNQLAHDGHDLDFGKKADFMIPVENGPFYAIELGIGAFCTMGGLKTDTEHKVLDKDGKPITGLYAAGNDAAGMLIGDTYGPNMPGTEAGFVFYSGKHVANVIYNQIKG, encoded by the coding sequence ATGGAAATCAAAAATGATTATGACGTTATAGTTGTTGGTGGCGGTGCAGCTGGCTTTACAGCCGCTTATCAGGCAAGTCACCGGGGATTGTCAGTTTTAGTAGTTGAAAAAGGGCACAATACTGGCGGCAGTGGTGAATACATTGAAGGCGCATTTGCAGTAGATTCATATTTGCAAAAGGAGCATCATGTTAAGCTGACTAAAGAAGATGTCCTTAATGAGGAATTAAATTATTCTCATTATCGTGCAGATACAAAAGTCTGGCAGGAATACATTGCTGCTTCGGCAGATATTATTAAATGGTTAAAAGATCTTGGCGTAGAATATCTTGATGTTGCTCCTTTAGGCAGCGGCTATCGCACATGGCATTTATTCAAGGGATTAGGCAAGGCTGTTATCCACAACGTTTTAGAACCGAAAGCAAAAGAGCAAGGGACCGATGTAGTTACCTCAACTACTGTAACCAAAGTTAATTTAGATCAAGATGGTCAAGTTACCAGCGTAGTTTTGGAAGATCTTGCTACTCATAGTCAAAAGACCGTTGCCACTAAGGCGGTAGTTTTAGCAACCGGTGGCTATTTAAACAATCAAGAATTAATTAAAAACGAAACTCATTATGACCCGGACCAATTAATCCCTGTTAATTCTGAAAAGAATACGGGAGATGGTTTAAAACTTGCTTGGGCTGCTGGTGCACAAAAATATGCGATGGGAACTGCCATGCTCTTTGGAGGTTACCTCAAAGACCACACCAAGCCAGGTTACGTTTACCGTTATTCCGAATTAAACGGAGCAGCAGACCAGCAATCTCTTCTTTGGGTTAACGAAAACGGCGAGCGATTTGTTAACGAAGAGGTCGTCGATAACTTTGCCCTAGCTGGCAATGCCCTCTTTACTCAGGGTAAGGTCTTTACCATTTTGGATCAAAGCACGATTGATTATTTGAATGACGAACACATTTATAAGCCAATGGGTACTTGGGATTACCACGATACTCGTTTACCGCACCTTAAGGAAGAAATTCAGCAAGCCTTTGCCGAGAATGCACCTTACCTGACCAAGGCAAATTCAGTTCATGAACTGGCCCAAAAGATCGGGTTGGTCGATTTAGAAAAGACCGTTACGCGGTATAATCAGCTTGCTCATGATGGTCATGATTTAGACTTTGGTAAAAAAGCGGACTTCATGATACCAGTCGAAAATGGACCATTTTATGCAATTGAGTTAGGAATCGGCGCCTTTTGTACAATGGGTGGTCTCAAAACTGATACTGAGCACAAAGTATTGGATAAAGATGGTAAACCAATTACAGGATTATACGCTGCGGGTAACGATGCAGCGGGAATGTTAATTGGTGATACATATGGTCCAAATATGCCAGGAACTGAAGCTGGCTTTGTATTCTATTCTGGCAAACATGTCGCTAACGTAATTTACAATCAAATTAAGGGTTAA
- a CDS encoding aldose epimerase family protein: MKVIKEFFEKYQDHDVTKVTLENDNGVAISCLSMGATWYEFLVPQENGQQKNLIMNFAHCADYYANGLCCCQGIGRVAGRIKKGQFTLNNKQVQVPTNENGNTLHGGNGGFRFLNWSVATEQTDDSVSVIFQKTIDEKTDGFPSDFEATITYTLNNQNQVTISEKAVNGGKATLFNPTIHVYFNLSDASNLDSHEIKINSQKYLQLDSQLIPTGKMLMTANTPYDFHEFKNLATAIRENAGFDDAFFINGPENEMKEVAILREKESGRQVKITSESNCLVMYTMSQEQPGVKFVRDQGIVAQPSEAVALEAQVLPDAINHSNFGNIILPANETKTHQITFSYLQK, translated from the coding sequence ATGAAGGTAATTAAAGAATTTTTTGAAAAATATCAAGATCACGATGTTACCAAGGTAACTTTGGAAAATGACAATGGTGTTGCAATTTCGTGCTTATCAATGGGTGCAACATGGTATGAGTTTTTAGTGCCACAAGAAAATGGCCAACAGAAAAATTTGATTATGAATTTTGCTCATTGTGCTGATTATTATGCAAACGGCCTTTGTTGTTGTCAGGGAATTGGTCGTGTAGCTGGCCGAATTAAAAAAGGTCAATTCACTTTAAACAACAAGCAAGTTCAAGTACCAACAAATGAGAATGGAAATACTCTCCATGGTGGCAATGGCGGCTTTCGCTTTCTGAATTGGTCAGTAGCAACAGAGCAGACCGATGACAGTGTCAGCGTCATTTTCCAAAAGACAATCGATGAAAAAACAGATGGCTTTCCTAGTGACTTTGAAGCGACAATCACTTACACGTTAAATAATCAAAATCAGGTTACAATTTCTGAAAAGGCAGTTAATGGTGGAAAGGCGACACTATTTAATCCAACTATTCATGTTTACTTCAATTTAAGTGATGCATCCAATCTAGATTCACATGAAATTAAAATCAATAGTCAGAAATACCTACAACTAGACTCTCAGTTGATTCCAACAGGCAAAATGTTAATGACCGCCAATACCCCATATGATTTTCATGAATTTAAAAACCTAGCTACTGCAATTAGAGAAAACGCTGGTTTTGATGATGCATTTTTTATAAATGGACCAGAAAATGAAATGAAGGAAGTAGCAATCCTGCGTGAAAAAGAAAGTGGTCGTCAAGTTAAGATTACTAGTGAATCAAACTGTCTAGTGATGTATACGATGTCGCAAGAACAACCAGGAGTAAAGTTTGTGCGCGATCAGGGGATTGTTGCTCAGCCAAGTGAAGCAGTTGCGCTAGAAGCGCAGGTCTTGCCTGATGCGATAAACCACAGTAACTTTGGCAATATTATTCTGCCAGCAAATGAAACTAAAACACATCAAATTACATTTAGCTATTTGCAAAAATAA
- the araA gene encoding L-arabinose isomerase, with translation MLEVPKYEFWFAVGSQHLYGEETLKEVAEDAKKIADGLNKNGNLPYKIVFKQVLTTADEITKFMKEANYEDKVAGVITWMHTFSPAKNWIRGTKLLQKPLLHFATQYLDYIPYDTIDFDYMNLNQSAHGDREYGYINARLQMHNKIIYGHWQDPKVMKQIADWEDVAVAYDESFNLKVCRFGDTMRDVAVTEGDKVQAQIQLGWTVDYYGVGDLVDEMAKVKEAEIDDEYADLKSRYIMVQGSMDEAAYEKTVRYQLRQYIAMKRFLERGGYTAVTSNFEDLHGLEQLQGLSAQLLMRDGYGFAGEGDWKTAALLRTIKIMTHNQKTAFMEDYTLDLRPGHQAILGSHMLEVDPSIASEKPRVEVHPLDIGGKADPARLVFSGSEGDAIDVTLADFRNNFKLVTYAVDAHKAEKETPHLPVAKQLWTPKVGLENGSKQWIQAGGGHHTVFSFAATEEQITDLATLYGVDLCSIN, from the coding sequence ATGTTAGAAGTACCTAAATATGAATTTTGGTTCGCAGTTGGAAGTCAACACTTATATGGTGAAGAAACCTTGAAGGAAGTTGCAGAAGATGCTAAAAAGATTGCAGATGGCCTAAATAAAAATGGAAATTTGCCATATAAGATTGTTTTCAAACAAGTTTTAACTACAGCAGATGAAATAACCAAGTTTATGAAAGAAGCTAACTATGAAGATAAAGTAGCTGGCGTCATTACTTGGATGCACACATTTTCACCTGCAAAGAACTGGATTCGTGGCACAAAACTTTTACAAAAACCATTATTGCACTTTGCAACACAATATTTAGATTATATTCCTTATGATACCATTGATTTTGACTACATGAACTTAAATCAAAGTGCCCATGGTGATCGTGAATATGGTTATATTAATGCCCGTTTACAAATGCACAATAAGATTATTTATGGCCATTGGCAAGATCCAAAAGTAATGAAACAAATTGCTGACTGGGAAGATGTTGCTGTTGCCTATGATGAGTCATTTAACTTAAAGGTTTGCCGGTTTGGCGATACGATGCGTGACGTTGCCGTTACTGAAGGCGACAAGGTTCAAGCTCAAATCCAATTAGGCTGGACAGTTGATTACTATGGCGTAGGCGACTTAGTTGATGAGATGGCTAAAGTTAAAGAAGCAGAAATTGATGATGAATATGCTGATTTAAAGTCTCGTTATATTATGGTTCAGGGCTCAATGGATGAAGCTGCATATGAAAAGACTGTTCGCTATCAATTGAGACAATATATTGCCATGAAACGCTTCTTAGAACGTGGGGGCTATACTGCTGTTACTAGCAACTTTGAAGACCTACACGGTTTAGAACAACTTCAAGGCTTATCGGCCCAGTTATTAATGCGTGATGGTTACGGTTTTGCCGGTGAAGGTGACTGGAAGACAGCTGCATTATTGCGGACAATTAAGATTATGACTCATAATCAAAAGACTGCATTTATGGAAGACTATACATTAGACTTGCGCCCAGGTCACCAAGCAATTTTAGGCTCACACATGTTGGAAGTTGATCCTTCGATTGCTTCAGAAAAACCACGTGTTGAAGTTCATCCCCTAGATATTGGTGGTAAGGCAGATCCTGCACGTTTAGTCTTTTCTGGCTCTGAAGGCGATGCAATCGATGTCACCTTAGCTGATTTTAGAAATAACTTTAAGTTAGTTACATATGCAGTTGATGCCCATAAGGCCGAAAAAGAAACACCACATTTACCTGTTGCTAAACAATTATGGACTCCAAAAGTTGGTCTTGAAAATGGCTCAAAGCAATGGATTCAAGCTGGTGGTGGCCACCATACAGTCTTCTCATTCGCAGCAACTGAAGAGCAAATAACAGATTTAGCTACTCTATACGGCGTAGATTTATGTAGTATTAATTAG